DNA from Serinibacter salmoneus:
GACAATGTCTCGGCACCCGGGTTCGGGTCCCGAAGTACCGTGCATCGCTCCGCGCGCGCCAGCCGCTGATACCGCCGTCCGCGTGACCGCGTGACAACACTCCACCGGTGCGCGGGCACAGCCCACACAGCACCGCCGGATACCTTACGCCGGTGCGCGACCGTTCGGCAACTCCGGTGCGCCCCGACGCAGGCGACGCGATCAGGCGAGCGCGCGTGCCACCTCGAGCATGTCGGTGGGCACGTGCTTGACCTTGCCGGCGATCTCCGACAGGGGCACGAGTTCGACGTTCTCCCCACGCACCGCGGTCATGACGGCGGTCTCCCCCCGCGTGACGGCGTCGATCGCGGCCACACCGAACCTCGAGCCGAGGATCCGGTCCTGCGCCGTGGGCGTGCCGCCGCGCTGGATGTGACCGAGGACGGCGACCCGGGTGTCGAATCCGGTGCGCTCCTCGATCTCGACCTTGAGCCGCTCACTGATGCCGCCCGCCACGATCTGCCCGAACTGGCCGAGCTGCATCTCGTAGTCCATCGCGCTCCCCTCCGCCGGGACGGCGCCCTCGGCGACCACCATGATCGAGAAGGAGGCGTGCGAGCGGTGGCGGTGCTTCAGGAAGCGCACCACACGCTCGATGTCGAAGGGCTGTTCGGGTGCCAGGACCAGCTCCGCTCCACCCGCGATACCGGCGGTCGCGGCGATCCACCCCGCGGAACGCCCCATGACCTCCACGATCATCACGCGGTTGTGGGACTCGGCGGTGGTGTGCAGCCTGTCGATCGCATCCGTCGCGATCGTCACGGCCGTGTCGAAGCCGATCGAACTGTCCGTGCCCCACACGTCGTTGTCGATCGTCTTGGGGATGGCAACGATCTTCACCCCGGCCTCGGCGATCTTGCTGGCGGCGTGCAGGGTGCCGTCCCCACCGATGCAGATCAACGCGTCGATGTGCTCGTTCTCGATCGTGGTGAGCACCGCGTCGAGGCCGCCGTCCGCCGCGTGCGGGTGGAATCGCGCCGTGCCGAGCAGGGTGCCGCCCACCGGGAGCACATTGCGGATGTGAGTACGGTCCAGGGGCACGACGTCGCCGTCGACCACGCCCTTCCAACCGTTGCGGAAGCCCACGATGTGGTGCCCGTACTCTCCGACCCCCCGCTTGACGACGGCCCGGATCGCCGCGTTCAGCCCGGGGACGTCCCCGCCGCCGGTGAGAAGTCCGACTCGCATGTGTTCTCCTTGCCGATTCCGATCGCCGGGCTGTGCGCGCGGCTGGCCGCGCGCGCAGCCGTCGGCGGCGTACGGTTTCACATTATCCGCAGCGCTCCGTTCGCACGCGGTCAAAGGACCTAGATGCGAGGTAAAGACCAGGTGAACTCATCCGATCCCGTGGGCGAGGCCCCGGACGACCCGACGCTCCCCGCACTCGCGTGGGCCGGCTACGAGGAACCACCCGGCAGCACCGAGGGCACGGTGGACGACGCACTCACCGCCCGCCGCTGGTGGGACGCGAACGCCACGGAGTACCTCGCCGACCACGCGACCGACCTCGGCGTGGCGGACTTCACCTGGGGGCCGGAGGGGTTGCGTGAGGCCGATGCGCGGCTCCTGGGGGACGTGCGTGGCCGGCGCATCCTGGAGATCGGGGCCGGGAGCGCGCCGTGCAGCGCATGGCTGGCCGATCATGGTGCCGAGGTCATCGCCTCCGATATCTCGCATCCGATGCTCGCGGCGGGACGCGCCGCGCGAGGCAGGGCGAAGGAGGGCGAGGTCGACATCCCGCTCGTGCAGGCGGACGCCCGCCACCTCCCGTTCGCTGCGAACACCGTCGACGTGGTGTTCACCAGTTACGGGGTGATCCCCTTCGTCGCCGACCTCGGTGCGGTCCACCGGGAGGTGGCACGGGTGCTGCGGCCGGGGGGCCGGTGGGTCTTCTCCACCACGCACCCGGTGCGATGGGCGTTCCCGGACGATCCTGGCCCCGAGGGCCTCACGGCACGACGCTCCTACTACGACGACCGGCCCTACCGGGAGCGCGCCGAGGACGGCGAGGCCCTGTACAGCGAGTATCACCGCACCCTGGAGCAGCACGTGGCGCTTCTGGTCGCGGCGGGCTTCGCCGTCGTGGACCTGCGGGAACCGCGATGGCAGCCGGGCCGGCGCACCTGGGGCGGGTGGAGCGAACTGCGTGGTCGGACATTGCCCGGCACGCTGATCCTCAGCGCTCGCCGGCTCGTGGACGGCTGACGCCGCCTCCACCCGGCACCGAGCATCCGGGCGGTTGCTAGTGCCCCGCCTCGCGCCACGTGCGCCCGGAGCCGACGGAGACGTCCAGCGGCACGCTGAGATCCGCGGCGCCCGCCATCTCCTCGCGCAGGAGGCTCGTGACGGCCTCGAGTTCGCCGGGCGCCACCTCGACCACGAGCTCGTCGTGCACCTGGAGCAGCAGGCGCGAGGCGAGACCCTCCCTGCGCGCTCGATCGGCCACGCGGATCATCGCGACCTTGACGATGTCCGCGGCGGAACCCTGGATCGGCGCGTTCAGCGCCATCCGCTCCGCCATGTCGCGGCGCTGCCGGTTGTCGCTGACCAGATCTGGCAGATAGCGCCGACGCCCCAGGATCGTCTCGGTGTAGCCGTCACGACGCGCCTGCTCCACCACACCGGTGAGGTAGTCCCGCACACCACCGAACCGGTCGAAGTAGTCCTCCATCAGCCCGCGGGCCTCCCCCACATCGATCCCGAGCTGCTTGGACAGACCGAACGCCGACAGTCCGTACGCCAGCCCGTAGGACATGGCCTTGATCTTGGCGCGCATCGCGGAGGTCACGTCTGCCTGGTCCACCCCGAACACCCGCGAGCCGACGAACCGGTGCAGGTCCTCACCCTCGTTGAACGCGTGGATCAGGCCCTGGTCCCCGGACAGGTGCGCCATGATCCGCATCTCGATCTGGGAGTAGTCCGCCGTGAGCAGGCACTCGTAGCCCGCACCCACCACGAAGGCCTCGCGGATCCGATACCCCTCCTCGGTGCGGATCGGGATGTTCTGCAGGTTCGGGTCCGTGGAGGACAACCTGCCGGTCGCCGCCACCGTCTGCTGGAAGGTGGTGTGGATGCGTCCGTCGGCGGCGACGGTCTTGCGCAGCCCGTCCACGGTCTGGCGCAGACGGATCGACTCACGGTGCGCCAGCAGCGACTCCAGGAACGGGTGCTGGGTCTTCGCGAACAGCTCGGCGAGCGCATCGGCATCCGTGGTGTACCCGGTCTTCGTGCGCCGGGTCTTGGGCATGTCCAGTTCCTCGAACAGCACCTGTTGGAGCTGCTTGGGCGAGCCGAGATTCACCTCGTGCCCGATCGCGTCGTACGCGGCCTGCGCCGCCTGCCCGACCGCGGCGTCGAACTGCGCGGCCAGGCCGTCCAGATGGTCGCCGTCGACCGCGATACCGGCCGCCTCCATGTCCACCAGGATCTCCTGCACCGGGAGTTCCACCCGGTGCAGGAGATCCTCGGCGCCGCGGGCGCGAACGTCGGTGTCCACCACGGGGGCGAGCTCACCGATCGCCACGGCACGGGCAGCAAGATCCGCTGCGGCGTCCGACTCTCCCGCCAATCCCAGGTCGAGAGCGCCCTGCGCCTGCTCCCCCTGCGCCGAAGGGAGTTCTCGCTTGAGGTAGCGCAGCACCAGGTCGGACAGGTCGTAGGAGCGCTGGTCGGGGTGACACAGGTAGGCGGCCAGCAACGTGTCGCCCCGGACCCCGTGGACCGGCATGCCGCGTGCGGCCAGTGCGTGGGCCGCCGGCTTGCCGTCGTGCACCAGCACCGGGCGGTCCGTGTCGACGAGCCAACCGGCCAGCGCCTGCTCGTCGGCCTCCTCCAGCGCGGTGAGGTCCAGGGTGATGACCTCCTCGCCGTCCGCGAGTGCCACCCGCCAGGCGTCCCACGCGCCCCGGGCGCCCGCGCCGTCCACCGCGAGCGCGAGCATGCGCCCACCCCGAGCCTGCAGCCACGCAGCCAGGCCGCCGGGCTCGAGGACCGTCGTGGTCATCCCGAGGGCACCGGCAGAGACCTGGTCGTCCTCCTCCTGCGGGATCATCTTCAGCAGTCGGTCCCGCAGCACGGTGAACTGCAGCGCATCGAAGACCTCGTGGACCCCCTCGCGGTCGATCGGCACGCGGGCCAGGTCAGCGAACGTGAGCGGCACCTCGACGTCGCGCAGGAGAGCGTTCAGCTGGCGATTCAGCATCACCTGGGACAGGTGCTCGCGCAGGTTCTCCCCCGCCTTGCCGCGGATCTCCCCGGCGGCCGCGATGACGCCGTCGAGTCCGCCGTGCGCACCGATCCACTTCGCGGCGGTCTTGGGTCCCACCCCGGGGACGCCGGGGAGGTTGTCGCTGGTCTCGCCCACGAGGGCAGCCAGGTCGGGGTAGCGCTGCGGCGGCACGCCGTACTTCTCCTCGACCGCCACCGGCGTCATCCGCACCAGGTCCGAGACGCCCTTGCGGGGGTAGAGCACCGTGACCTGATCGGTCACGAGCTGCAGCGTGTCGCGATCGCCGGAGCAGATCAGCACCTGCGCACCCTCCGCCTGCGCCACGGTCGCGAGCGTGGCCAGGATGTCGTCCGCCTCCACACCCTCGATCCCCACGTGCGGGATACGCAGCGCGTCCAGTACCTGCTGGATCAACGGGACCTGTCCTCGGAACTCCTCAGGCGTGGCCGCGCGCGTCCCCTTGTACTCCGGGTAGGCCTGCGTGCGGTGCGTCGGGGCCGACTTGTCGAAGGCCACGAGAACGTGGGTCGGGTCCTCATCCCGGATCAGGTTGATGAGCATCGAGGTGAACCCGTACACGGCGTTCGTCGCCTGGCCCGAGGTGGTGGCGAAGTTCTCCACCGGTAGCGCGAAATAGGCGCGGAAGGCCATCGAGTGCCCATCGATCAGCAGGACCCGCGCGGGCGTGCCCGGGTCGAGCGACGCGGTGGCGGACACCTCCTGGATCGTCTCGTCCGGCGCGTTGGACATGCTCGAGGTACTCACGGGTGCCAGCCTAGATCCCATGACTGACATCGCCCTCGGCTACGACCCCACGGGCACCCTGCTCGAACGCATGCGGATGGAGGTGCTCGAGGTCGCCGCCGAGCGCTGCGTGGTGCGCATGCCCGTGTCCGGGAACACCCAGCCGATGGGTCTGCTGCACGGCGGGGCGAGCGCGGCGCTGGCGGAGACGGCGGCATCCTTCGCCGCCAAGGCGCACGCGGGCGCCGATCGCCACGTGGTCGGACTCGATCTGTCCATCACCCACCACCGCAGCGCGCGCTCCGGCTACGTGATCGCCACCGCGACGGCGCTGCACCGGGGGCGCACGATCGCCAGTTACGAGGTAGCGGTCGTGACCGAGGACGACGTCCGCGTCAGTTCAGCCCGACTGACCTGCCTGGTGCTCGAGAACGCCTGATCGCTCCCCTCGCCCCCGGTGGGCAGGTCGCCGCGCGGGGAGCCTTCCTGGGTCTCGGCCTCGGACTGCTCGCGCCTGGCCTGGGCGGCCCGCCGCCGGGCGAGCACGAGATCGATGCCACGGGCCGGCGTCGGCGGGTGGTCCAGCCGGCGACGCAGGCTCTGCGTGGCAATCACCCGCCGACCCCGGTCGTCGACGAAGCCTTCACGGGAGAGGAAGCGGACCTCGGCGCGTGAGCGGTTGGCCGGGATGATCACGATGTGACCCGCCCCAGCCTGGTCGGCGTACTCCACGAGGTGGGCGAGCAGTGCGTGCCCCACGCCGCGTCGTCGGGCCTCCGGGCGGACGTACATCGCCTCCACCTGCACTGAACGGGTGTCGGAGAACAGACCGGGTGGCCGCACCTCGGCCGCGAGCAGCCCGACGGCGTGCGCGCCCTCGTGCGCCACCGCGATGCGCGCATCGTGGTTCTCTGCGAACGCGCGCAACCGCCGCAGCGTCGTCGCTGCGTCCAGCCCCTCCGGTTCGAAGGACCATCGCAACTCCCGGTGCGCCGCCTCGAAGAGATCGGCGACCTCGGCGAGTTCGGTCTCCCCGGCCGCGTGAATGTCGATCGCTCGTGCCAACGGTCCTCCACTCGTGACCGCCCCCTGTGCTCGTGATGATACGCCTGCCTCGTCGATCGCGCGGACCGGGCCAGACGCGGGCCAGACGTAACACAACCGACACGCCGACACATCCATCCGTTACACGACCTCCCTAGCCTCAGGCGCAGCAGAGAAGACGGCCGCGACCGCTGACCGTCACCGACTGGCGAACTGGAGAACGGCGTGACGCCACCCACCTCCCGCGCCCCGGCGCGAGTCCCCGGCACCTGGCAGGTGATCCTCGCCGTCGTGCTCGGCCTCCTCGTGCTCGGCCTCCTCGGCGGCGGTGCAGCACCCGCCTCCGCCCAGAGTGCCGCGTGCGAATCGGGACCGACCACCGCGTGCATCAACGGCACGCTGCGCACCTCCGAGGGCGACCCCGTCTCCGGGGCGGTGCTCACCGTCACCGGGCCTGGCGCGCAGACCGAGGCCATCTCCCGCGAGGACGGCACCTGGGACGTGGCCCTCCAGGAGTCCGGGGAGTACACGGTGTTGCTCGATGTCACTACCCTTCCCGAGGGGGAGGAACTGCGCGAGGGTGCGGACAACCCCCGCACCGTCACGGTCGAGCTCGGGCGCGACAGCGCGGCCCTCTTCCCGCTCGTCGCGGCCGGATCGGGCGCCGGCGCGCAGGAGTCCACGCAGGAGTCCACGGCCGAGGCCACGGCTGAGGCCGCCGAGGAGAGCACGGCGGCCGCCACCAACACCACCGCCACCGATACCGAGGGCGGCACCTCCTCCGAGAGCGCGGGCCTGGCCGGCAACAACCGGGTGGTGCAGCTGCTCGTCTCGGGCCTGGTGTTCGGGATCCTGCTCGCACTCGCCTCCGTCGGGGCGAACCTGATCTACGGCACCACCGGGCTGAGCAACTTCGCCCACGGCGATCTCGTGACGCTGGGCGGTGTCCTGGCGTTCGCCGGTGTCCAGTGGTGGGGACTGCCGCTGTGGCTCGCCATCGTGGTCGCCGTCGTCGGAGGGTGCGCCGCCGGTTGGCTCCTGGACGCGGGTGTGTTCGCCCCCCTGCGCCGCCGCGGAGTCGGGATCACCCAGCAACTGATCGTCACCATCGGTATCGCGTTGGCGATGCTCAACGTGTTCCTGGTCCTGTTCGGCGCGAATCCGCTCCCGATCGTCACCGAGATCTCCACCCAGGTGAACTTCGGTCTGTTCTCGCTCAGCCCGCAGTCGCTCGTGCTGGTCGCGGTCGCCGTCGTCGTGCTGGTCGCCGTCGCGCTCGTGCTGCAGCGCACCCGACTGGGGCGCGCCACTCGCGCCGTCTCCGACAACCCGCCGCTGGCCGCGGCATCCGGCATCAACGTCGCGGCGATCATCCGCGGCGTCTGGGTCTCCTCCGCGGGCCTCGCGGCGCTCGGTGGCGCCCTGATGGGTCTCTACCTCGGGTCCACCCGGTTCAACTTCGGCTCCGTGCTGCTGCTGCTGATGTTCGCAGCCATCACCCTCGGTGGCCTCGGGTCCCCGCTGGGTGGCCTGCTCGGCGCGCTGGTGATCGGGATCGTGGTGGAGACCTCGACCCTCTTCCTGCCCAACGACCTGCGGTATGCCACCGCGCTGGGCATCCTCATCGTGGTGCTGCTGATCAGACCCCAGGGCATCCTCGGCAGAGCGCAGCGGATCGGATAAGGAGCCACCATGGACATCGCAGATCTCCTCGTCAACGCGCTGCGGGAGGCCACCGGGCCCACAGCGATCGCCTACGCCCTCGCGGCGATCGGCCTCAACATCCACTTCGGGCTCACCGGGCTGATCAACATGGGCCAGGCGGGCTTCATGCTCATCGGTGCCTACGGCTTCGCGATCTCCACGATTGCGGGACTGCCCCTCCTGGTCGCCCTGCTGATCGCCGTGCTCGCCGCCATCGCCTTCGCGCTCCTGCTCGGCTTCCCCACCATCAAACTGCGCGGCGACTACCTCGCGATCGTCACGATCGCGGCCGCGGAGATCGTCCGCTACATCGGCCGCTCCGTTGCGCTGAACGACATCACGGGCGGCTCCCAGGGCCTCCTCGGCAACACCTTCAAGCACACCTTCCAGGACGCCTCGCCGTTCCCGGACGGTGTGGTCAGCCTTGGGCCGATCACCCTTCCGATGAACCAGTCCAACTCCTGGTGGCTGCGCATCGCGGGGTGGGCGCTCGTGGCCCTCGCCTGCTTCATGGTCTACCTGCTCATCCGCTCGCCCTGGGGCCGTGTCCTCAAGGGCATCCGGGAGGACGAGGACGCCGTGCGGGCGCTCGGGAAGAACGTGTACAGCTACAAGATGCAGGCACTGGTCCTGGGCGGTGTGCTCGGCGCCCTCGGCGGGATCGTGTTCGTACTCGCCAGTTCGGTCCAACCCGACTCCCTCGGCAGACCGGTCACCTTCAACACCTGGACGATCCTGCTCCTGGGCGGCGCCGCCACCGTCTTCGGGCCGGTACTCGGCTCCATCCTGTTCTGGGCGGCACTCGTGCTCGTGCGTGGGGTCCTGCGCGGCGTGGTGCCCGAGAGCGTGCTGAGCAGCCCCCAGATCGAGCCGCTCGGATTCGTGCTCGTGGGCATCACCCTCGCACTGCTCATCGTGTTCCGACCACAGGGAATACTCGGCGACAAGAAGGAGCTGGCGATCAATGGCTGAGATGCTTCCCATCGTGGCGCAGGCCCGTGCCGACCTCGGCACCGTGGCCCACACCCCGGGCGTGGTCAAGCCGGACGCCGTGCTGAAGGCCTGGGGCGTGCAGCGCACGTTCGGCGGCGTTCACGCCGTGGACGTGGAACGGCTCGAGGTCCAGAAGAACGTCATCACGGCGCTCATCGGACCCAACGGCGCCGGGAAGACCACGTTCTTCAACCTCATGACCGGTTTCGACAAGCCGAATGCCGGCCAGTGGGAGTTCGACGGCACCCCACTGGCGGGTGTCCCCGCCAGCACCGTCTCCAACCGCGGGATGGTGCGCACGTTCCAGCTCACCAAGGCCCTCTCGCGGATGACGGTGCTGGAGAACATGCGCCTGGGCGCCCGCGCCCAACCCGGGGAGAACCTCTTCACCGCCCTGGTCCCGGCACTGTGGCGACCACGGGAGAAGGAGATCACCGAGAAGGCGATGTCCCTGCTCGAGCGGTTCAAGCTCGACGCCAAGGCACAGGACTTCGCCGGCTCGCTCTCCGGCGGTCAGCGCAAGCTGCTGGAGATGGCCCGTGCCCTGATGTCCGATCCGGCCCTGGTGATGCTCGACGAACCGATGGCCGGCGTGAACCCGGCCCTGACACAGTCCCTGCTGGGCCACATCATCGACCTGCGCGACTCCGGCACCACCGTGCTGTTCGTGGAGCACGACATGCACATGGTGCGCCACATCTCCGACTGGGTCGTGGTGATGGCCGAGGGCAAGGTGGTCGCCGAGGGTCCACCGAGGGACGTCATGGCGAACCAGGCTGTGGTCGACGCCTACCTGGGGGCGCACCACGACACCGACCTCGGGGACGACGCCCTGCTCGAGGAGCCCAGCACGAAGGAGAGCGCGTGATGACCCCGGAATCGCAGACCGCCACGCTCGCCGAGGTGCACCGCGGTGCGCCGAGCGGCGAGCCGCTGCTGTTCGCCGACGACCTCGTGGCGGGGTACCTCCCCGGCGTCAACATCCTGCAGAGCTGCTCACTCGTGCTGCACCCCGGGGAACTCGTCGGGATCATCGGACCCAACGGCGCCGGGAAGTCCACGCTGCTGAAGTCGCTGTTCGGGCTGGTGAACATCCGATCCGGCACGCTCACGCTCAAGGGCGAGGAGATCACCAACATGCGGGCGGACGCCCTCGTGCGCCGCGGCGTCGGGTTCGTGCCGCAGACCAACAATGTGTTCCCCTCCCTCACTATCGAGGAGAACCTGCAGATGGGCGTCTTCCAGACGCCCAAGCAGTACGCCGAGCGGGTGGAGGCCGTGATCGACCTCTTCCCCGAGCTCGGCAAGCGCCGCAAGCAACGCGCCGGTGCCCTCTCCGGTGGTGAGCGCCAGATGGTGGCGATGGCCCGCGCGCTCATGCCCGAACCGTCCGTTCTCCTGCTGGACGAGCCGTCCGCCGGCCTGTCCCCCGTGCGCCAGGACGAGGCCTTCCTGCGCACCCGGCGCATCAACAAGGCAGGTGTCTCGGTGGTGATCGTGGAGCAGAACGCGCGCCGCGCCCTGCAGATCTGCGACCGGGCCTACGTGCTGGACCAGGGCACCAACGCCTACTCCGGCCCGGGGCGGGACCTGATGAGCGACCCCAAGGTCATCGAGCTCTACCTCGGCACGCTCGCGGCCGACGTCGAGGCCGCCGAGGAGGACCACGGCGCCTGAGCGGCCGCCCCGCACCATCCGCCCGAAGCACCCGTTCGACGAGCCCTCCGGCTCGCCGAGCGGGTGCTTGCGCATCCCGCCGGCGCGCTGACCCGGCCGAACCACCCGCTCGGCGACAGAGAGGCGCGGGTGGTGGCATGGGCGAGGGCCCGGACACCCTGGGGTGTCCGGGCCCTCGCGCTCAGGCCGATCCGGGGCGGCTCAGCCCTCGGGGACCTCGCCCTGCTGGCTCTCGAGGAAGGTGTAGTTGTTGTCCGCACCGAACTCGTAGATCCCGATGTAGGCCGAGGAGGGGTCGTTGGCGTCGTTGAACGGACCGACACCCGCCACCGCCTGGTAGATGATGTCCTCGCCGTCCGTGATGAGCGTGGAGCACTCCTCCCACCCGGTGCACTCGGTGCCGCCGTCTGCGCCGGAGACGGCCGCCATGTTCGCCTGGATCGCCTCACCGGTGGCCGCGCCACCCTTCAACGCCGCGAGTGCCACGAGCATCGTGGCGTCGTAGGACTCCGCCCCGTAGGAGAACTCCGTCAGGTCAGGGTTCACGCCCAGCATCCGCTCCTGGAACTCCTCGGAGGGGAAGGCGCCGGGCAGCGTTCCCTTGGAGCCCGTGAGGGTGCCCTCCGGGAAGCCGGTGTCGCCCTCGGTGCCGAAGTTCTGCAGGTTGCCGTCCACGAAGTACGTCTTCGACATGTCCCACCCCTGCGCCACGAGCTCGCGCACGATCAGCGGGGTCTGGGTGGTGAAGGCGATGATCGCGATCGCATCCGGCTCGGACGCGATCGCATCGGAGACGATCGCGGTGTAGTTCGTCTCGTTCGGGTCGAACTCCTGACCCTCGGTGCCGTACACGAGCGAGCCGCCGGCCTCCTCGGTGACGCCCTGGACGACGTCGCGCAGCGAGGTGCCGTACGGGTCGTTGAACACCAGGATGCCCAGGTTCGCCGCGCCGTCGCCGAGCATGAGGTTCGCCAGGGCGTCACCCTGCACGGTGTCCGGCGGGGCGGTGCGGAAGTAGTAGTCGCTGTAGGCCGAGAGCGAGGTCGCGGTGTTGGCCGGGGACACCTGCACGATCCCGGCGCCGGTGATGTCGTCGATCACATTCAAGGTCACGCCCGAGGACGCGGCGCCGATGACGGCCTGGACCCCCTCGGAGATCAGCGTCTGGGAGGACTCCGTGGCCACCGAGGCGTTCTCCGTGTCGCTGGAGTCGGTGTGGGTCACGGTCACGTCGTTGCCGAACACTCCGCCGGCCTCGTTGATCTCCTCGACCGCCAGGTCGACTCCGGCGATCTCGGGCGGACCGAGCTGAGCCAGCGATCCCGTGACCGGCAGGAGGGTGCCGATGTGGAGCGTACCGCCCTCACCCGACGCACCGCCCTCGGCGGACTCGCTCGATTCACCGCCCTCGGCGGACTCGCTCGAGCTGTCACTGCTGCAGGCCGCGAGGACGAGTGCCAGGGCACCCGCCACCGCCGCCACGCGAGGGATGGATCGGTTCATGGAGCGTCTCCTTCGTGTGATCTGCACCCGTGGTGCAGTGGACACGAGAAGGACACCAACTCCGTGTGTCGCCGGTGTGACGCACCTGTCACCGCGCCGTCACGACGGGCAACAATGCGGTAACGCCCCTGGTGGGTTGACGTCAGTCGTCGGAACCGACCTGGTTGATGACCGCGTCGGCGACCTCGCGCATGGTCAGACGCTTGTCCATGGAGGTCTTCTGGATCCACCGGAAGGCCTCGGGCTCGCT
Protein-coding regions in this window:
- a CDS encoding branched-chain amino acid ABC transporter permease, with translation MTPPTSRAPARVPGTWQVILAVVLGLLVLGLLGGGAAPASAQSAACESGPTTACINGTLRTSEGDPVSGAVLTVTGPGAQTEAISREDGTWDVALQESGEYTVLLDVTTLPEGEELREGADNPRTVTVELGRDSAALFPLVAAGSGAGAQESTQESTAEATAEAAEESTAAATNTTATDTEGGTSSESAGLAGNNRVVQLLVSGLVFGILLALASVGANLIYGTTGLSNFAHGDLVTLGGVLAFAGVQWWGLPLWLAIVVAVVGGCAAGWLLDAGVFAPLRRRGVGITQQLIVTIGIALAMLNVFLVLFGANPLPIVTEISTQVNFGLFSLSPQSLVLVAVAVVVLVAVALVLQRTRLGRATRAVSDNPPLAAASGINVAAIIRGVWVSSAGLAALGGALMGLYLGSTRFNFGSVLLLLMFAAITLGGLGSPLGGLLGALVIGIVVETSTLFLPNDLRYATALGILIVVLLIRPQGILGRAQRIG
- a CDS encoding GNAT family N-acetyltransferase; amino-acid sequence: MARAIDIHAAGETELAEVADLFEAAHRELRWSFEPEGLDAATTLRRLRAFAENHDARIAVAHEGAHAVGLLAAEVRPPGLFSDTRSVQVEAMYVRPEARRRGVGHALLAHLVEYADQAGAGHIVIIPANRSRAEVRFLSREGFVDDRGRRVIATQSLRRRLDHPPTPARGIDLVLARRRAAQARREQSEAETQEGSPRGDLPTGGEGSDQAFSSTRQVSRAELTRTSSSVTTATS
- the polA gene encoding DNA polymerase I; the encoded protein is MSNAPDETIQEVSATASLDPGTPARVLLIDGHSMAFRAYFALPVENFATTSGQATNAVYGFTSMLINLIRDEDPTHVLVAFDKSAPTHRTQAYPEYKGTRAATPEEFRGQVPLIQQVLDALRIPHVGIEGVEADDILATLATVAQAEGAQVLICSGDRDTLQLVTDQVTVLYPRKGVSDLVRMTPVAVEEKYGVPPQRYPDLAALVGETSDNLPGVPGVGPKTAAKWIGAHGGLDGVIAAAGEIRGKAGENLREHLSQVMLNRQLNALLRDVEVPLTFADLARVPIDREGVHEVFDALQFTVLRDRLLKMIPQEEDDQVSAGALGMTTTVLEPGGLAAWLQARGGRMLALAVDGAGARGAWDAWRVALADGEEVITLDLTALEEADEQALAGWLVDTDRPVLVHDGKPAAHALAARGMPVHGVRGDTLLAAYLCHPDQRSYDLSDLVLRYLKRELPSAQGEQAQGALDLGLAGESDAAADLAARAVAIGELAPVVDTDVRARGAEDLLHRVELPVQEILVDMEAAGIAVDGDHLDGLAAQFDAAVGQAAQAAYDAIGHEVNLGSPKQLQQVLFEELDMPKTRRTKTGYTTDADALAELFAKTQHPFLESLLAHRESIRLRQTVDGLRKTVAADGRIHTTFQQTVAATGRLSSTDPNLQNIPIRTEEGYRIREAFVVGAGYECLLTADYSQIEMRIMAHLSGDQGLIHAFNEGEDLHRFVGSRVFGVDQADVTSAMRAKIKAMSYGLAYGLSAFGLSKQLGIDVGEARGLMEDYFDRFGGVRDYLTGVVEQARRDGYTETILGRRRYLPDLVSDNRQRRDMAERMALNAPIQGSAADIVKVAMIRVADRARREGLASRLLLQVHDELVVEVAPGELEAVTSLLREEMAGAADLSVPLDVSVGSGRTWREAGH
- a CDS encoding ABC transporter ATP-binding protein, giving the protein MAEMLPIVAQARADLGTVAHTPGVVKPDAVLKAWGVQRTFGGVHAVDVERLEVQKNVITALIGPNGAGKTTFFNLMTGFDKPNAGQWEFDGTPLAGVPASTVSNRGMVRTFQLTKALSRMTVLENMRLGARAQPGENLFTALVPALWRPREKEITEKAMSLLERFKLDAKAQDFAGSLSGGQRKLLEMARALMSDPALVMLDEPMAGVNPALTQSLLGHIIDLRDSGTTVLFVEHDMHMVRHISDWVVVMAEGKVVAEGPPRDVMANQAVVDAYLGAHHDTDLGDDALLEEPSTKESA
- a CDS encoding ABC transporter ATP-binding protein, yielding MTPESQTATLAEVHRGAPSGEPLLFADDLVAGYLPGVNILQSCSLVLHPGELVGIIGPNGAGKSTLLKSLFGLVNIRSGTLTLKGEEITNMRADALVRRGVGFVPQTNNVFPSLTIEENLQMGVFQTPKQYAERVEAVIDLFPELGKRRKQRAGALSGGERQMVAMARALMPEPSVLLLDEPSAGLSPVRQDEAFLRTRRINKAGVSVVIVEQNARRALQICDRAYVLDQGTNAYSGPGRDLMSDPKVIELYLGTLAADVEAAEEDHGA
- a CDS encoding branched-chain amino acid ABC transporter permease; protein product: MDIADLLVNALREATGPTAIAYALAAIGLNIHFGLTGLINMGQAGFMLIGAYGFAISTIAGLPLLVALLIAVLAAIAFALLLGFPTIKLRGDYLAIVTIAAAEIVRYIGRSVALNDITGGSQGLLGNTFKHTFQDASPFPDGVVSLGPITLPMNQSNSWWLRIAGWALVALACFMVYLLIRSPWGRVLKGIREDEDAVRALGKNVYSYKMQALVLGGVLGALGGIVFVLASSVQPDSLGRPVTFNTWTILLLGGAATVFGPVLGSILFWAALVLVRGVLRGVVPESVLSSPQIEPLGFVLVGITLALLIVFRPQGILGDKKELAING
- a CDS encoding class I SAM-dependent methyltransferase; this encodes MNSSDPVGEAPDDPTLPALAWAGYEEPPGSTEGTVDDALTARRWWDANATEYLADHATDLGVADFTWGPEGLREADARLLGDVRGRRILEIGAGSAPCSAWLADHGAEVIASDISHPMLAAGRAARGRAKEGEVDIPLVQADARHLPFAANTVDVVFTSYGVIPFVADLGAVHREVARVLRPGGRWVFSTTHPVRWAFPDDPGPEGLTARRSYYDDRPYRERAEDGEALYSEYHRTLEQHVALLVAAGFAVVDLREPRWQPGRRTWGGWSELRGRTLPGTLILSARRLVDG
- a CDS encoding PaaI family thioesterase produces the protein MTDIALGYDPTGTLLERMRMEVLEVAAERCVVRMPVSGNTQPMGLLHGGASAALAETAASFAAKAHAGADRHVVGLDLSITHHRSARSGYVIATATALHRGRTIASYEVAVVTEDDVRVSSARLTCLVLENA
- a CDS encoding 6-phosphofructokinase, producing MRVGLLTGGGDVPGLNAAIRAVVKRGVGEYGHHIVGFRNGWKGVVDGDVVPLDRTHIRNVLPVGGTLLGTARFHPHAADGGLDAVLTTIENEHIDALICIGGDGTLHAASKIAEAGVKIVAIPKTIDNDVWGTDSSIGFDTAVTIATDAIDRLHTTAESHNRVMIVEVMGRSAGWIAATAGIAGGAELVLAPEQPFDIERVVRFLKHRHRSHASFSIMVVAEGAVPAEGSAMDYEMQLGQFGQIVAGGISERLKVEIEERTGFDTRVAVLGHIQRGGTPTAQDRILGSRFGVAAIDAVTRGETAVMTAVRGENVELVPLSEIAGKVKHVPTDMLEVARALA